TCGTCGCGAATCAGGCGCATGAGGTGCCGCCAGCGGCGGAAGAGATAGGCCGCGTTGGAGCCGAACACGCCGGTGTAAGTGTGCACCTCATCCACCACAATGAGGGCCAACCGGCGCAAGAAATCCATGACCGCGGGCTTGGTCACATGTAGCAGCAGCCACGCGTGCACCACATCGGGCGTGAACAGCACAATGCGGGCTTCGCGTAAAACGTCTTCCCGTTGTTCCGTGCGTATATCGCCGTCGATGCGCTGCACCCATCCGGTGGGAAGGCCGACTTGGGACAGCCAGCCCTGCCAACGCCGGGCTTGTTCGCGGGCCAGCGCCTTGAGGGGGTACAACACGGCCACGCGTGCGTTGGTGTCGCGCGTCAGCAAGGCCAGCGCGGCCAGAAAGAACACCAGCGACTTCCCCGAGGCCGTGGTGGTGGTCAGAGCCACATGTTTCCCCTGGTGCCAGGCTTCCAGAGCCTGGACCTGGTGGGTGAACAGTCCACGCGGGTACTGCTGCCGCGCTGCGTTCCTCACAGGCGAGGGAAGCCACTCGGGCACGGGGGCGTAGTGGGCTTCGCGTGACGGGCGGGTTTCAGAATGCACCGTGCGCCAGCCCAACTCCTGCAACAATTCGGGCACTTGCATAGGCCCTCTCCTCCGTGTAACACAAAGCGGAACCCAAAGAGGCCAGGCCGGGACCGCGCCCAACCCGGCCCACCTTTGGCTTTCAGACCCGTCGGTATCTGGCAGGTCAAACTCGACCTGGAAACTAAAGACCACCTCGAAGCCCAAATCCAGTGCCCGACCGAGCGCCCGGCCACCCTTTCCCGGCTGGAACCCTGGGCTTCTCAGGCCCTGTTGCTTATGCAACTGTCCGGCTTTGGCATTGTCACCACCATGACCGTATTGGCTGCCATCGGTGATATCGCCCGCGTCCCCTACCCTAAACACCTGGTCGGTCACGCCGGCCTCGCGCCCGGCCTCCATCAAAGCGGCGTCAAGGAGCGCCCAAAACCCATCACCAAAGAGGGGCGCAAAGACCTCCGCTGGGCCATGGTCGAGGTCGCCTGGCGCGCCGTCCGCAGTCATCCCCTCTGGCAGCGCCGATTCCAGGAACTCATTCGCCGCAAACATCCCAACGACGCCATTGTGGTCATCGCCCACCGTCTGCTCGTCATCGTCTGGCATCTGCTCTCCAAAGGCGTCCCTTACCGCCACAGCACCCCCGAACGCATCGCTCATCAATTCCCTTGGGGCTATTGCCTGAACGACCGGCAACGCCGTGGCATGAGCCGCGCCCAGTTCGCCCGCTACTGCCTGATGCGCTTAGGCATTGGTGACGATCTCCAATGGGTGACCCTCTACCCCAAATA
This genomic window from Anaerolineae bacterium contains:
- a CDS encoding IS110 family transposase, producing the protein MAFRPVGIWQVKLDLETKDHLEAQIQCPTERPATLSRLEPWASQALLLMQLSGFGIVTTMTVLAAIGDIARVPYPKHLVGHAGLAPGLHQSGVKERPKPITKEGRKDLRWAMVEVAWRAVRSHPLWQRRFQELIRRKHPNDAIVVIAHRLLVIVWHLLSKGVPYRHSTPERIAHQFPWGYCLNDRQRRGMSRAQFARYCLMRLGIGDDLQWVTLYPKYPRKPALPEEVPPWPEGKS